In a genomic window of Drosophila takahashii strain IR98-3 E-12201 chromosome 3L, DtakHiC1v2, whole genome shotgun sequence:
- the NijA gene encoding ninjurin-A isoform X1 yields MTDQEHITLHMDKLPLDNDDNTLTRNNENINNHRNGDAMEGRNNLRAPRSVPETDDDDNDDRPFVKDGNDNPGVDDGLLEGGEGRRGGGGGGGGGGGVTVLVPNGGRRPSFSFPGYTGNGFVTINGVETPIPDVNAYQHKKTLAQGMMDLALLSANANQLRYVLETSSQHPYFYPSLLFISLSIIFQIAVGVGLILNGQYNIKNGHDICRANRINNYTVIGIFIVTVVNVLISAFTVADPITGSAATPANTT; encoded by the exons ATGACTGACCAAGAGCATATTACACTGCACATGGATAAGCTGCCGCTGGATAATGATGATAACACTTTGACGAGAAATAAT GAAAATATCAACAATCACAGAAACGGCGATGCAATGGAGGGACGTAATAATCTTCGAGCGCCCAGATCAG TTCCCGAAACGGATGATGATGACAACGACGATCGTCCCTTTGTTAAAGATGGCAATGATAATCCCGGAGTGGATGACGGTCTTCTGGAAGGTGGAGAAGGACGAaggggcggcggaggaggaggaggaggcggaggcggtGTCACTGTACTCGTACCCAATGGAGGAAGACGACCCAGTTTCTCCTTTCCGGGATATACCGGCAACGGTTTCGTGACAATAAACGGAGTCGAGACACCAATACCCGATGTGAATGCATATCAGCACAAGAAAACCCTGGCCCAGGGAATGATGGATCTGGCTTTACTCTCAGCGAATGCGAATCAGTTGCGATATGTTCTGGAGACAAGTTCCCAACATCCATATTTTTATCCCAGCCTGCTGTTCATCTCACTTAGCATTATATTCCAG ATTGCTGTGGGCGTGGGCCTTATATTGAATGGCCAGTACAACATTAAGAACGGGCACGATATTTGCCGGGCGAACAGAATCAACAATTATACAGTCATCGGCATTTTTATTGTAACAGTGGTCAATGTTCTGATATCGGCATTTACCGTTGCGGATCCAATCACGGGATCTGCAGCAACACCCGCCAATACCACATAG
- the NijA gene encoding ninjurin-A isoform X2: MTDQEHITLHMDKLPLDNDDNTLTRNNENINNHRNGDAMEGRNNLRAPRSDGNDNPGVDDGLLEGGEGRRGGGGGGGGGGGVTVLVPNGGRRPSFSFPGYTGNGFVTINGVETPIPDVNAYQHKKTLAQGMMDLALLSANANQLRYVLETSSQHPYFYPSLLFISLSIIFQIAVGVGLILNGQYNIKNGHDICRANRINNYTVIGIFIVTVVNVLISAFTVADPITGSAATPANTT; this comes from the exons ATGACTGACCAAGAGCATATTACACTGCACATGGATAAGCTGCCGCTGGATAATGATGATAACACTTTGACGAGAAATAAT GAAAATATCAACAATCACAGAAACGGCGATGCAATGGAGGGACGTAATAATCTTCGAGCGCCCAGATCAG ATGGCAATGATAATCCCGGAGTGGATGACGGTCTTCTGGAAGGTGGAGAAGGACGAaggggcggcggaggaggaggaggaggcggaggcggtGTCACTGTACTCGTACCCAATGGAGGAAGACGACCCAGTTTCTCCTTTCCGGGATATACCGGCAACGGTTTCGTGACAATAAACGGAGTCGAGACACCAATACCCGATGTGAATGCATATCAGCACAAGAAAACCCTGGCCCAGGGAATGATGGATCTGGCTTTACTCTCAGCGAATGCGAATCAGTTGCGATATGTTCTGGAGACAAGTTCCCAACATCCATATTTTTATCCCAGCCTGCTGTTCATCTCACTTAGCATTATATTCCAG ATTGCTGTGGGCGTGGGCCTTATATTGAATGGCCAGTACAACATTAAGAACGGGCACGATATTTGCCGGGCGAACAGAATCAACAATTATACAGTCATCGGCATTTTTATTGTAACAGTGGTCAATGTTCTGATATCGGCATTTACCGTTGCGGATCCAATCACGGGATCTGCAGCAACACCCGCCAATACCACATAG